A window of the Schlesneria paludicola DSM 18645 genome harbors these coding sequences:
- a CDS encoding HEAT repeat domain-containing protein — protein sequence MAQDYEALDPLFGDLVHRANFQSDEDARQLENALSAELKTVIRDTDATQSKRMNALMFLRIQKDPEFLDVVLDLFDDPDQHLWHVIHPSKSMLQDSRLRQKYMEKLDGPDLKNSGEAAVALAIAGEVCLFPRFADWLDNGDEPHRNVAIEALRLLNAAESLAVLQQFWDEGKGDEDTRLSVAGALFDSGDPRGRDFLETIALQAKGLASVAAATSVYVAGRCREIPVGPHRQDGLKLMLHILNDGDLEAKQGMVNQIWNFERLPHAFTADGRDEAVVWVGSQLESPPG from the coding sequence ATGGCACAGGACTATGAAGCCCTCGATCCCCTGTTTGGAGATCTTGTCCATCGTGCCAACTTTCAGTCCGATGAAGATGCGCGTCAGCTCGAAAATGCGCTGTCAGCGGAGCTGAAGACCGTCATCCGTGACACGGATGCCACGCAGTCCAAACGAATGAATGCCCTCATGTTCCTTCGCATCCAGAAGGATCCAGAATTTCTGGACGTTGTCTTGGATCTTTTTGATGACCCCGATCAGCATCTCTGGCACGTCATCCATCCCTCAAAGTCCATGCTCCAGGATTCCCGGCTCAGGCAAAAGTACATGGAAAAGTTGGACGGTCCGGATTTAAAGAATTCTGGAGAGGCCGCGGTTGCCCTCGCGATTGCAGGTGAGGTCTGTCTTTTCCCACGATTCGCCGACTGGCTCGATAACGGCGACGAACCCCATCGCAACGTCGCGATCGAGGCGCTTCGGCTTCTCAATGCCGCGGAAAGTCTCGCTGTCCTGCAGCAGTTTTGGGATGAAGGCAAAGGAGACGAGGACACGCGTCTGAGTGTGGCGGGAGCACTCTTCGATTCAGGTGATCCGCGAGGACGCGATTTTCTGGAAACAATCGCACTTCAGGCGAAAGGGCTGGCTTCGGTTGCTGCCGCAACGTCCGTTTACGTCGCCGGCCGATGCCGCGAAATCCCGGTCGGTCCGCACCGACAGGACGGCCTGAAACTGATGCTGCACATTCTGAACGACGGAGATCTGGAAGCCAAACAAGGAATGGTCAATCAAATCTGGAATTTCGAGCGATTGCCACATGCGTTCACCGCCGACGGTCGCGATGAAGCCGTCGTCTGGGTGGGATCGCAATTGGAATCACCACCCGGTTGA
- a CDS encoding AAA family ATPase encodes MTLDFGTGLTNSIFGDGIQIFKPFQETSDDPEPTPPPKPLTGPFINLGEIESRPLEWIWEGWIPRGKLTLVVGEPGVGKSLFALYVASMVSRGRRLPSAQANGLGAEQGDVESAADAGGESDSADGIPPGTVLMYSAEDSFGDTIRPRLDAAQADLSRVFRMSAEFQSTKLAPYSRMPLSGREFESIRYFDQLEACLNAFDNHDIDVPLVIIDPVERFMNCNERGSDLPEKVTKLVRMANRWNVAIVALANSNLPSPGVGRTAYRSATIGNEVLSRAARSVLLITHDRDHEHERLVLPIKQNLGEPQPGMRFTIQNRAVVADSKPTSVTSEQYFALARQNRQGMAAREEISELQRVMSWLQQRLSQGAVRSSLIRKDATENAITSISLRRAFRHLECVATKAKQERYWVWQLPKKNAQGDPKHKSEAEATSDAVQTNSRRRGKSR; translated from the coding sequence ATGACGCTCGATTTCGGTACAGGGTTGACGAATTCAATCTTCGGGGATGGCATCCAGATTTTCAAACCGTTCCAGGAGACAAGCGACGACCCAGAACCTACGCCTCCTCCGAAGCCCTTGACCGGTCCGTTCATCAACCTGGGAGAGATTGAGTCCCGGCCGTTGGAATGGATTTGGGAGGGCTGGATTCCCCGAGGAAAGCTCACGCTGGTCGTCGGCGAGCCCGGCGTCGGAAAGAGTCTGTTCGCACTCTATGTCGCTTCCATGGTCAGTCGGGGACGGCGGCTTCCGAGTGCTCAAGCGAATGGCCTCGGCGCAGAGCAGGGCGATGTGGAGTCAGCCGCGGATGCAGGGGGCGAAAGCGATTCCGCCGACGGGATTCCGCCGGGAACAGTGCTGATGTACTCGGCAGAGGATTCATTCGGAGACACCATACGGCCACGATTGGACGCGGCCCAAGCGGACCTTTCGCGGGTGTTCCGCATGTCGGCCGAGTTCCAATCGACCAAGCTGGCACCCTACAGCCGGATGCCGCTATCGGGGCGGGAATTCGAATCAATCCGTTATTTCGATCAGTTGGAGGCGTGTCTGAATGCCTTCGACAATCACGACATCGATGTGCCCCTGGTGATCATTGACCCTGTTGAACGTTTCATGAATTGCAATGAACGTGGCTCGGACCTGCCCGAGAAGGTCACCAAACTGGTCCGCATGGCAAACCGCTGGAATGTGGCGATTGTCGCACTGGCCAATTCGAACTTGCCTTCGCCTGGAGTCGGTCGAACGGCCTATCGCAGTGCCACCATCGGAAATGAAGTGCTGTCACGTGCGGCACGGTCCGTTCTGTTGATCACACACGATCGAGACCACGAACACGAGCGATTGGTCCTGCCCATCAAACAAAATCTTGGTGAACCTCAACCCGGAATGAGGTTTACAATTCAGAATCGCGCAGTCGTCGCAGATTCGAAACCGACGTCCGTGACCAGCGAACAGTATTTCGCGCTGGCCAGACAAAACCGACAAGGGATGGCCGCGCGCGAAGAGATCAGTGAGCTGCAGCGAGTCATGAGTTGGTTACAACAGCGGTTGAGTCAGGGGGCGGTCAGGTCGAGTCTCATTCGCAAAGACGCCACCGAAAACGCGATCACCTCGATTTCATTGCGCCGCGCGTTTCGACACTTGGAATGTGTGGCCACCAAGGCGAAGCAAGAGCGATATTGGGTCTGGCAACTTCCTAAGAAGAACGCTCAGGGGGACCCCAAACACAAGTCAGAAGCGGAAGCAACTAGTGATGCTGTTCAAACCAACTCCAGGCGTCGCGGAAAGTCCCGATGA
- a CDS encoding DUF1553 domain-containing protein, with amino-acid sequence MQPALQLIRPATSLATPSLGPDWYTSILRKLFGLLTVCSSTCHFRSKTAFVFCCSILAGAAYNSAGADEGVKSVDFRRDIKPILSNACYRCHGPDPAERKGGTDGLRLDTTEGILADLGGHAAVIPGDPDASELIKRVTSTDPDEAMPPGAAKRLSPREIELLKLWIKSGAKVSQHWSYVPPVMPTQPIVKNTAWCRNEIDRFILARLEHEGLAPSPEADRVTLARRVSLDLTGLPPSLQDVDSFLADSSPRAYETFVDRLLAKPAFGEHWGLLWLDLARYADSAGYADDPARTIWLYRDYVIKAFNTNKPFNQFTVEQIAGDLLPNPTEEQLIATAFHRNTLTNNEGGTNDEEFRNVAVVDRVNTTMAVWMGTTMACAQCHTHKYDPITQEEYFRFFAFFNNTADADLRDEAPLLSIYSESQKQQRSKWQDEIAALEPVLKTVTPELTDSQARWDQTFPRSLTWQTQIPTQVVSLSQMPTSITDDGRIAVGAGAVTDVYTVNLPPSPINQTLRALRIEAIPDPALPGGGAGHGQGNFAVSKITAKFVRPAGSAIEGRYVRVEMSGEQFLSLAEVQVFDGSDNIALTGDAKQISTDFGGDAKRAIDGNTNGDYHAANSTTHTAAGKDPWWELDLKAVRRVDRIAIWNRTDSAGERLANYRLVVLNEQHEPVWRQEMAAPPAPSSEARIDVPMNVEFVTAIADYNQQGFNTANLLSGKDSKGHGWAIGGAVGTPHTLTLLLKPNADVPPDSSVVLTIEQKSDLANHTLANFKISATSEVRVEEWVKTPVAVVAALQRSSDDRTSEQLAEITQHYLTIAPELDAARKQLAALQKSVADLKPDTVPVMKELAEKRRVTKLQMRGNFEDLGQEVTEGTPAIFGPLPAEAPRNRLTLAQWLMAPSNPLTARVIANRYWEQLFGIGLVATSEDFGSQGDQPFHPELLEYLACELAGLNGSSASRGEQGPWDTKAFLKTLVMSATYRQSSKVTPETMQHDPDNRFLARGPRFRLSAEALRDQALFVSGLLSSKMFGPPVKPPQPNLGLSAAFGSSTDWQTSAGEDRYRRGVYTTWRRSNPYPSMATFDAPNREVCTVRRVRTNTPLQALVTLNDPVYVEAAQALSRRMFKEGGATPTERIVYGFRLALSRLPSDGELERLVRLHAQSVSHFRQNADDAKKLATEPIGAVDANQDLADLAAWAVVGNVLLNLDEAVMKR; translated from the coding sequence ATGCAACCTGCACTTCAACTGATTCGCCCGGCCACTTCCCTTGCAACACCGTCACTCGGTCCTGACTGGTACACGAGCATCCTCCGCAAGCTCTTTGGGCTACTGACAGTTTGCTCTTCAACGTGTCATTTCAGGTCGAAAACAGCATTCGTATTCTGCTGCTCAATTCTCGCCGGGGCCGCGTACAACTCGGCCGGTGCCGACGAAGGTGTGAAATCCGTCGATTTTCGTCGCGATATCAAGCCGATTCTTTCCAATGCCTGTTATCGCTGCCACGGACCTGATCCCGCCGAGCGAAAAGGGGGGACCGATGGTCTGCGACTGGATACGACGGAAGGAATTCTGGCGGATCTCGGCGGACATGCGGCCGTTATCCCCGGTGATCCCGACGCCAGCGAACTAATCAAACGGGTGACGTCGACGGATCCCGACGAGGCGATGCCGCCCGGCGCGGCGAAGCGATTGTCGCCACGAGAAATCGAACTGCTGAAGCTCTGGATCAAATCGGGCGCCAAAGTCTCCCAGCACTGGTCCTACGTGCCACCCGTCATGCCGACGCAACCGATTGTCAAGAATACGGCCTGGTGTCGCAACGAAATCGATCGATTCATCCTCGCCCGCCTCGAACATGAGGGACTCGCGCCGTCGCCCGAAGCCGACCGTGTCACGCTCGCCCGCCGCGTGTCGCTCGATCTGACGGGATTGCCGCCATCGCTTCAGGATGTGGATTCGTTCCTCGCGGATTCCAGCCCTCGCGCTTACGAGACGTTTGTGGACCGCCTGCTGGCCAAGCCCGCCTTCGGCGAACATTGGGGACTGCTCTGGCTCGACCTGGCACGCTACGCGGACTCGGCAGGCTATGCGGATGATCCCGCCCGGACAATCTGGCTGTATCGCGACTACGTCATCAAGGCCTTCAATACCAACAAGCCGTTCAACCAATTCACCGTCGAACAGATTGCGGGCGATCTGCTGCCGAATCCCACGGAAGAGCAACTGATTGCGACGGCCTTTCACCGCAATACACTCACCAACAACGAAGGTGGGACAAACGACGAAGAGTTCCGCAACGTGGCCGTTGTCGATCGAGTGAACACAACGATGGCGGTCTGGATGGGGACCACGATGGCGTGTGCCCAGTGCCACACGCACAAGTATGATCCCATCACACAGGAAGAGTACTTCCGATTCTTTGCGTTTTTCAACAACACGGCCGACGCAGACCTGCGCGATGAAGCTCCACTTCTGTCGATCTACAGCGAATCACAGAAACAACAGCGATCCAAATGGCAGGACGAGATTGCCGCGCTCGAACCCGTCTTGAAAACGGTCACGCCGGAATTGACCGACTCCCAAGCCAGGTGGGATCAGACATTTCCTCGATCTTTGACCTGGCAGACGCAGATCCCGACACAGGTAGTTTCCCTGTCTCAGATGCCGACCTCGATCACCGATGACGGTCGAATCGCGGTCGGGGCGGGGGCTGTCACGGATGTCTACACGGTGAATCTTCCGCCTTCTCCCATCAATCAGACGTTGAGAGCCCTAAGGATCGAAGCGATTCCAGACCCGGCACTACCAGGGGGAGGCGCCGGCCACGGTCAGGGGAATTTTGCAGTCTCGAAAATTACGGCGAAATTTGTCCGTCCAGCGGGTTCGGCGATTGAAGGCCGTTACGTCCGCGTCGAAATGTCGGGCGAGCAATTCTTGTCACTGGCTGAAGTTCAAGTCTTTGACGGCAGCGACAACATTGCCCTGACGGGCGACGCAAAGCAGATCAGCACCGACTTTGGCGGCGACGCGAAGCGCGCCATTGATGGGAACACCAACGGAGACTATCACGCCGCCAATTCGACCACGCACACGGCCGCCGGGAAAGATCCCTGGTGGGAACTTGACCTAAAGGCCGTGCGCCGCGTTGATCGGATTGCGATCTGGAATCGGACGGATTCGGCAGGCGAGCGGCTGGCGAATTACCGACTTGTCGTACTCAACGAGCAGCACGAACCGGTCTGGCGACAAGAGATGGCGGCACCACCCGCTCCCTCCTCGGAAGCGCGCATCGATGTGCCCATGAATGTTGAGTTCGTGACCGCAATTGCTGATTACAATCAACAAGGTTTCAACACCGCCAATCTCTTGTCCGGCAAAGACTCGAAAGGTCACGGCTGGGCCATCGGTGGTGCTGTCGGTACGCCGCACACTCTCACACTCCTCTTGAAGCCAAACGCCGATGTTCCCCCTGATTCGAGTGTCGTGCTGACCATCGAGCAGAAATCGGATCTGGCGAACCACACCCTGGCGAATTTCAAAATCTCGGCGACGAGTGAAGTCCGGGTTGAGGAATGGGTCAAGACTCCGGTCGCAGTGGTGGCGGCACTTCAACGTTCATCCGATGACCGGACATCTGAGCAACTGGCGGAGATCACGCAGCACTACCTGACGATCGCGCCGGAACTCGACGCGGCACGCAAACAGCTGGCGGCGTTGCAAAAATCCGTCGCTGACCTCAAGCCGGATACGGTCCCGGTCATGAAAGAGCTGGCAGAAAAACGCCGTGTCACCAAGCTGCAAATGCGCGGCAACTTCGAAGATCTTGGCCAGGAAGTGACCGAGGGCACTCCTGCGATTTTCGGCCCCTTGCCCGCCGAGGCACCTCGCAATCGCCTGACGCTGGCGCAGTGGCTGATGGCCCCCAGTAATCCCCTGACCGCCCGCGTGATTGCCAATCGATACTGGGAACAACTGTTTGGGATTGGCCTTGTTGCGACAAGCGAAGATTTCGGCTCGCAGGGTGACCAGCCGTTCCATCCGGAACTGCTCGAATACCTGGCGTGCGAACTCGCAGGACTCAACGGTTCCAGTGCGTCACGTGGCGAGCAAGGTCCCTGGGACACCAAGGCGTTTTTGAAAACGCTGGTGATGTCGGCAACCTATCGACAATCGTCAAAAGTGACTCCAGAGACGATGCAGCACGATCCAGACAATCGCTTTCTGGCGCGAGGGCCTCGATTCCGGTTGTCGGCCGAGGCGCTGCGTGACCAGGCCTTGTTCGTGAGTGGTCTGTTGAGTTCCAAGATGTTCGGTCCGCCCGTCAAACCACCCCAGCCGAATCTCGGCTTGAGCGCGGCGTTCGGAAGCAGTACCGACTGGCAAACTAGTGCCGGCGAAGATCGCTATCGTCGTGGCGTTTATACGACCTGGCGACGGTCAAATCCTTATCCGTCAATGGCCACATTCGATGCCCCCAATCGAGAAGTCTGCACCGTCCGTCGCGTCCGAACGAACACGCCCCTGCAAGCGCTGGTCACTCTGAACGATCCGGTCTATGTCGAGGCCGCTCAGGCGCTCTCGCGACGGATGTTCAAAGAAGGCGGCGCAACGCCTACGGAACGGATCGTCTACGGATTTCGACTCGCATTGTCACGACTGCCGAGCGATGGTGAGTTGGAACGCCTCGTGCGGTTGCATGCTCAATCAGTCAGCCATTTCCGTCAGAATGCTGACGATGCGAAAAAGCTCGCGACCGAACCGATCGGAGCGGTCGATGCCAATCAGGATCTCGCCGATCTGGCGGCCTGGGCGGTTGTCGGAAACGTTTTGCTGAATCTCGACGAAGCCGTGATGAAACGATAA
- a CDS encoding DUF1501 domain-containing protein, whose protein sequence is MPARFSIPKGSEALNPQLEQVRLHTRRQFLSDAKLGVGALALSSLMGTQGKAAPAAVINPLAPKAPHFAPTAKRVIYLHLTGSPPHLDLYDYKPELVRLNGQDAPESFIKGKRFAFTTGTPKLLGTPRTFKQYGEGGVWLSDALPGLQTVADDLCVVNSMFTEQFNHAPAELLLYTGSARSGRPSMGAWTTYGLGSENENLPGFVVLISSGVQPNGGKNSYGSGFLPSIFQGVQCRSKGDPVLYASDPPGMSRELRRQTLDALHDLNQIQAQELGHPETTTRIAQYELAFRMQTSVPDVMDITKETKETLEAYGAQPGAASFANNCLLARRLCEQGVRFVQLFDWGWDFHGTSADQNLTDGLTKKCATMDKPVTALIKDLKQRGMLKDTLIVCGGEFGRTPFREGRTAASTNLGRDHFPDCYSMWMAGGGAKGGFTYGESDELAFSVAKDKVHVHDLQATIMHLLGFDHTHLTYRFQGRDYRLTDVHGEVVRPILA, encoded by the coding sequence ATGCCGGCTCGATTCTCCATCCCGAAAGGATCAGAAGCCTTGAATCCACAACTCGAACAGGTTCGTCTGCATACGCGTCGACAGTTTCTCTCTGACGCCAAGCTGGGTGTCGGCGCTCTGGCCTTGTCGTCGCTGATGGGAACTCAGGGGAAGGCGGCGCCCGCGGCTGTCATCAATCCGCTCGCCCCAAAGGCTCCTCATTTTGCCCCGACCGCCAAGCGGGTGATCTATCTGCACCTGACCGGATCGCCTCCGCATCTGGATCTGTACGACTACAAACCTGAACTGGTTCGGTTGAACGGACAGGACGCTCCCGAATCGTTCATCAAAGGCAAGCGATTCGCATTCACAACCGGGACGCCGAAGCTGCTGGGAACTCCGCGCACGTTCAAACAGTATGGAGAAGGCGGTGTCTGGTTGTCCGACGCGCTTCCTGGTTTGCAGACGGTGGCCGATGATCTCTGTGTAGTGAACTCAATGTTTACTGAGCAGTTCAATCACGCGCCGGCCGAACTGTTGCTCTATACAGGCTCGGCGCGGTCTGGTCGTCCTTCAATGGGAGCGTGGACCACCTACGGCCTGGGTTCGGAAAACGAAAACCTGCCCGGGTTCGTGGTTTTGATCTCGAGCGGGGTTCAACCCAACGGCGGCAAGAACTCATACGGCAGTGGCTTTTTGCCGTCGATTTTCCAGGGAGTTCAGTGTCGTTCGAAAGGCGACCCTGTGCTTTATGCGTCCGATCCGCCCGGAATGTCACGCGAGCTCCGACGCCAGACGCTCGATGCACTGCATGATCTGAATCAGATCCAGGCCCAAGAACTGGGGCATCCCGAAACGACAACACGAATCGCTCAATACGAACTGGCCTTCCGTATGCAGACTTCGGTTCCGGACGTGATGGATATCACCAAGGAAACGAAAGAAACTCTCGAAGCGTATGGGGCTCAGCCGGGCGCCGCGAGCTTCGCAAACAACTGCCTGCTGGCTCGTCGACTGTGCGAGCAGGGTGTGCGGTTCGTGCAGTTGTTCGACTGGGGTTGGGATTTTCATGGAACAAGTGCCGATCAAAATCTGACCGATGGTCTGACGAAGAAATGCGCGACCATGGACAAGCCGGTCACGGCGCTGATCAAGGATTTGAAGCAGCGGGGGATGCTGAAGGATACATTGATCGTTTGCGGAGGCGAGTTTGGCCGAACGCCATTCCGCGAAGGGCGAACCGCCGCCAGCACCAATCTGGGCCGCGATCACTTTCCAGACTGCTATTCCATGTGGATGGCAGGCGGTGGCGCCAAAGGGGGATTCACCTATGGTGAATCCGACGAATTGGCATTTTCCGTCGCGAAAGACAAGGTCCATGTGCATGACCTGCAGGCGACCATCATGCATCTGCTGGGCTTCGATCACACGCACCTGACCTATCGCTTTCAGGGACGCGACTACCGTTTGACTGACGTTCACGGCGAAGTTGTCAGGCCGATCCTTGCCTGA
- a CDS encoding glucose 1-dehydrogenase, protein MKAIAVLPGKPNSVHLRDIPAPKLTDQPHPHVCRIPEGRAVLVKTLQIGVDATDREINEALYGNAPPTGEHLVIGHESFGQVLEVGDKVTELKPGDYVSCTVRRPGGSLFDVIGRNDITSEEVYYERGINLCHGYLTESFVDDAEYMVKVPVKLKHLGVLSEPASVCAKAIDQAFLAQQRLQVWNPKRAFVMGSGQIGLLATMMLRLRGMEVFTLATRPGPHRKQEIAEAYGATYVSTRQTSLHDLVKKVGKPDIIFEATGNAEVCFRSMEVLAHNGALIWTSITGGKSDVTIDAAKINLEWVLGNKLLVSSVNGNRRHFELGIAALSLGELTYPGVTERILTNPVDGLDNYKEMMRLLVEDKEALKVFVNIAS, encoded by the coding sequence ATGAAAGCCATTGCCGTACTACCGGGGAAGCCAAACAGCGTTCACCTCCGAGACATTCCTGCCCCGAAGTTGACCGACCAGCCCCACCCCCACGTCTGCCGGATTCCCGAGGGGCGTGCAGTCCTCGTAAAGACGTTGCAAATTGGAGTGGATGCCACCGATCGTGAAATTAACGAGGCTCTGTACGGCAACGCTCCGCCGACCGGCGAACATCTGGTGATCGGTCACGAAAGCTTTGGGCAAGTTCTTGAAGTCGGTGATAAAGTCACCGAACTCAAACCGGGAGACTACGTTTCATGCACAGTGCGTCGTCCCGGCGGATCGCTCTTTGACGTCATTGGACGAAATGACATCACCAGCGAAGAAGTCTACTACGAACGTGGGATCAATCTTTGCCACGGGTATCTGACCGAATCGTTCGTTGACGATGCTGAATATATGGTGAAGGTTCCCGTCAAGTTGAAACATCTGGGCGTGTTGTCGGAACCCGCCAGCGTCTGTGCCAAGGCCATTGATCAGGCGTTCCTCGCGCAACAGCGACTTCAGGTCTGGAACCCGAAACGCGCGTTCGTCATGGGATCAGGCCAAATCGGTCTGCTGGCGACGATGATGTTACGGCTGCGAGGGATGGAAGTCTTTACACTGGCCACTCGACCCGGGCCGCACCGTAAGCAAGAGATTGCGGAAGCGTACGGCGCGACCTACGTCAGTACTCGGCAAACGTCTCTGCACGATCTGGTGAAGAAGGTTGGCAAGCCGGACATCATCTTCGAAGCGACCGGCAACGCCGAAGTCTGTTTCCGTTCGATGGAAGTTCTCGCACATAACGGTGCCCTGATTTGGACCAGCATCACCGGTGGCAAGTCGGACGTCACAATTGATGCGGCGAAGATCAACCTGGAATGGGTGCTGGGCAACAAACTGCTGGTATCGAGCGTCAATGGCAACCGCCGCCATTTCGAACTGGGCATCGCGGCGTTGTCGCTTGGAGAACTCACCTACCCAGGGGTCACGGAACGAATCCTGACAAACCCCGTGGATGGTCTCGACAACTATAAGGAAATGATGAGGCTGCTGGTCGAGGATAAAGAAGCACTCAAAGTCTTCGTGAACATTGCATCCTGA
- a CDS encoding glycosyltransferase family 4 protein has protein sequence MRSRASLKSKPRVRSADPIFQTSHHMLPYRIALLFEYATLNGGERSMLAAIDWLQANDPRFAFVAIAPSIGRLADALHDRKIQVIDRPLKPSQGLPSLSGDVESQLMRLIESCQPDLLHANSLSMGRWTGRIASTLPIPTSSHLRDIIKLSRATINDLNQNTRLIAVSQATRRFHIAQGLCDDRCTVVHNGLDLNHFQPRARTGRLHAELGLPVTGAGSPNRRFPLIATIGQIGLRKGQDVLAAAATQIVAKVPHAHFLVIGERSSQKLESVQFEQTIVQTFAQSKLSDRLHLLGHREDVAAVLNEIDLLVHPANQEPFGRVLLEASACGVPIVATDVGGTSEIILDGETGLLVPPRDHHALAGSVIEVLTNFLRAERLRTQSRERALRQFSISDSARNLSQVWMEVLEHHHARPRLLDGRSLR, from the coding sequence ATGCGATCGCGCGCGAGTCTGAAAAGTAAGCCGCGCGTCCGTTCGGCCGATCCGATTTTTCAAACGTCACACCATATGTTGCCTTATCGCATTGCACTGCTGTTTGAATACGCCACTTTGAACGGCGGCGAGCGTTCCATGCTTGCTGCGATTGACTGGCTGCAAGCGAACGATCCGCGATTTGCATTTGTCGCGATCGCTCCCTCAATCGGACGGCTTGCCGATGCACTGCACGACCGCAAGATCCAAGTTATCGACCGGCCGCTCAAGCCGTCGCAAGGATTGCCATCGTTGTCAGGCGATGTCGAATCGCAGCTGATGCGTCTGATCGAATCCTGTCAGCCCGACCTGTTGCACGCGAATTCGCTCTCAATGGGACGTTGGACCGGAAGAATTGCATCGACACTTCCGATTCCCACGTCATCTCATTTACGCGACATCATCAAACTCAGCCGCGCGACCATCAACGATCTCAACCAAAATACACGGCTCATCGCGGTCTCGCAGGCGACGCGCAGGTTTCACATCGCTCAAGGTCTTTGCGACGATCGCTGTACCGTTGTGCATAACGGCCTCGATCTGAACCACTTTCAACCCCGAGCACGCACGGGGCGATTGCATGCGGAACTGGGATTGCCCGTCACTGGGGCGGGATCTCCGAATCGCCGCTTCCCGTTGATTGCCACCATCGGTCAAATTGGGTTGCGAAAAGGCCAAGACGTTTTGGCTGCCGCGGCCACACAGATTGTCGCGAAGGTGCCCCACGCTCATTTTCTTGTGATTGGCGAACGGTCGTCACAAAAACTGGAGAGTGTCCAATTCGAACAAACCATCGTCCAGACGTTCGCGCAATCGAAGTTGAGCGACCGCCTGCACTTGCTCGGGCATCGTGAAGATGTTGCCGCTGTTCTCAATGAAATCGATCTTCTCGTCCACCCGGCAAATCAAGAGCCATTCGGGCGTGTCCTGTTGGAAGCATCCGCGTGTGGCGTTCCCATCGTCGCCACCGATGTCGGAGGCACATCAGAAATCATTCTTGACGGTGAAACCGGCTTGCTCGTCCCACCTCGCGATCATCACGCCCTCGCAGGATCGGTGATTGAGGTACTGACGAATTTCCTCAGGGCAGAACGACTGAGAACCCAATCGCGCGAACGCGCTCTTCGTCAATTCTCCATCTCAGATTCTGCGAGAAATCTTTCACAAGTGTGGATGGAAGTATTAGAACATCATCACGCACGACCGCGTCTGCTCGATGGACGCTCGCTACGATAA